The Amycolatopsis methanolica 239 nucleotide sequence GTCCGCAGCCCGTAGCCGCTGTCCATCTCCGGCCTGCTGAGCCGCTCGATCAGCACCGCGGCGTGCTCGTCGGTCGCGATGCCTGACCACAGGCAGTGCGCGGTGTTGCTGGTCAGCGCGTCGAGCGGCTGCTTGCGACCATCCAGCGCGACGGCGTACCAGCCCTGCTCCGGCAGCCAGAACGCCTCGGCGAACCGCTCCCGCAGCCGTTCGGCGCGCTCCCGGCAGCGCGCCGAGGTGGCCGGGTCGTTGAACGCGTCGGCCAGTTCGGCGCGCGCCAGCCAGGCCGCGTAGGCGTAGCCCTGCACCTCGCACAACGCGATCGGCGTGGTCGCCAGCCGCCCGGCCGCGTCGTTGATGCCGTCGAAGCTGTCCTTCCAGCCCTGGTTGAGCAGGCCACGGTCGGTCGCCCGCCGGTACTCGACGAACCCGTCGCCGTCCCGGTCGCCGTAGCGTTCCAGCCATTCCAGGGCCGCGTCGGCGGCCGGGAGCAGCGCCCGCACCGCCGTCTCGCCCGCGCCCCAGCGCCAGCACTCGGCCAGCAGCATGACGAACAGCGGCGACGCGTCCACCGTGCCGTAGTAGTGGCTGCCGCCGAGCACCTGGTCGCTGTCCGGACCGAGCCGCAGCTCGTGCAGGATCCGGCCGGGCTCCTCCTCGGTCAATGGGTCGACACGCTTGCCCTGCAGCTCCGCCAGCGTCTCCAGCGTGCCCAGCGCGAGCCCGACGTCCAGTGGCAGCGCCATCCACGCGGTGAGCAGGCTGTCCCGCCCGAACAACGTCATGAACCAGGGCGCGCCTGCCGCGACGAACGGGCGGCCGTCCTGGCTGCTGTCGTGGATCTGCAACGCGCCGAGATCGCTTTCGGTGCGCTGCAGCACCTGCGTCAGCACCGGGTCGTCGGCCGCGATCATCGTGCTCACGTCGCGCCACGCGCGGATCTTGCGCGCCGGCCCGCTCGCCTCGACCTCCTCGCCGCGGTCGAACTGCGGCCGCACCCGCCGGTTCCCGACGGTCGGCTGCACCACGATCTCGGTCGACCACTCGCCGCGGGCAGGCACGACGACCCGCCAGTTCAGCACGCCGGGCGCGGCCAGCGGGTCCGCGGTGGCGCTCACCGACAGGCCGCGCGAGCCGTCGGACCGGTCGCGCAGCAACAGTTCCGAGCCTGCCACGGTGGCGTCCGCCCCGCCGTGGGCGGGGCGGCCCTCCTTGACCGCGAACAGGTCCGAGAAGTCCGCATCGACGTGCAGGGTCAGCGTCGCGACGGTGTTCTCCCGCCCGAGGTTCCGCAGCGTGATCGTCTCCCGCAGACCGTCGCCGACCAGCCGCTCCCGCACGAGTAGAAGGGTGCTGTCGGCCTGGCCCGGCTTGGGGTTGCGGCGCAGCACGAACTGCGCCGCGAACGCCTCCGGCGAGATGACCGACAGCGGGTGCGGGGACTGCCCGTCCAGCCGCAGCTCCCACCGCGAGACCAGCCGCGCGTCCCGGAAGAACAGGCCTTGCGACGTGCCCGGCTGGATGTCGCCGTTGGTGCCGGACAGGCAGAACGTGCTGCCCTCGACGAGCGTGACCGTGCCGCCCGCGCTGGTCACGGGCACCGGTTCGCCCGCGTTGAACGCTTCCGGCGTCATGGCCGTCCTCCGGATGGCTGCAGGGTGGGGCCGTCGTTGTCCATCTGGTCGTAGGCGCGGTCGAGCGCCGAGTCCAGGGCCGCGTAGTCGCGACGCAGCCGGCTGACCTCGACCGCCCGCCGGTACGCGGCCTCGTAGCCGGCGCCCAGCCCGCCGACGTCGAAGTGCTCGGCGACGTGCGCGCGGCACTTGGCCGGGTCGAGGTGGCCGACGTCGTGCAGGGCCTGCACCAGGTCGGCCGGGTCGTCGCGCACCAGGCCGGTGACGCCCTCCACGACGACCTCCGGCACCGCGCCGGACCGCAGCGCCACCACCGGCGTGCCGCACGCCATCGCCTCGATCATGACCATCCCGAACGGCTCCTCCCACTGGATCGGGAAGAGCAGGCAGCGGGCCTTGGCGAGCAGCTCGCGCTTCGCGGTCGCGTCGGCGACGCCGAACACGTGGTCGTTGTCGGTGAGCCGCGGCCGGACCTCCCGCTCGAAGTACTCCTTCTCGATCGGCTCGGCGCACTTGCCCGCCAGGACCAGTCGCAGCCCGGCGCGGTGCGCGGCCTCCAGCGCGAGGTGCGGCGCCTTGTCCGGGTGGAACCGGCCGAGGAACAACGCGTAGTCGTCCTTTTCGGCCTGGAACGGCCAGTCGGCCAGCCGCAGTGCGTTGTGGACGGTGCCGATCCAGTTCAGGCCGGGCGCCAGCTCGCGCTGCCGGTCGCTGATCGCCACCAGGTGCACGTCGTCGCCCAGTTCGGTGTAGTAGCGCGCCATGTCCTCGCCGACCGGGCCGTGCACGGTCACCACAGTCGGCACGCCGTATGCGGGGGCGTTGAGCGGGCCGGCCAGCGAGTGGTCGTGCACGACGTCGACGCCCTCGGTCGCGGCGAGCCGCTGCACCGCCCGGCGCGCGGCGATGGCGTGCATGACCTCCGGGTAGGGCTCGCCGAGCAGTTCGGGCACGGTGCGGTCCCAGACCGGGACGAACCGCGCCTTCGTGCCGGGACGGCCCGCGCCGATCAGGGTGACGTGGTGCCCGCGGTCGACGAGGGCGTCCGCGAGGTCGGCCACGACCGCCTCGACCCCGCCGTAGGCCTTCGGAGGAACGTCGAAGTAGGGCGGGACGACCATCGCCACGCGGAGCGGGCGGTCGGGGTCGTCCCGTCGCACGGCGGCGTGCGAAACAGATCGGGCTTTCCACGCGGGGCGGTGCGCGCTGCTCAAGCTGCCTCCTCGGACCGTCTATGCAATTAGCACTCTCCTACTAAGAGTGCTAATACAGCGGCGCGCACCTCGGCAAGCTCCGGGTGTGGGAGATCTGTGTCACACGGTAATCCGCCTCGCCGCGAGGACGCCCGCGAGTCCGAGTGCCGCGGTCCCGGCGAGGACCGCGAGGAACGCCGCCGGTGCCGCGCCTTCCGCCGCGATGAGCGACCGAGTCCACTCGCGACAGCCGTGGCCAGGGTCTGCGCCAGCTGGAGCGCCGCGCTGACCGAGCCCTGTTGCTCGTCGGGGCGCGGCCGAGGGTCTCGGTGGTGGCGGCGTTGAACGCGACACCCATGCCGGCTCCGCCGATCACCCAGCCGAGCGCCGCGAGCAGCCCTGGACCGACGAGTACGCCGTAGGCCAGTACCGCCACCTCGGCCACCAGGACTGCGAAACCCAGACCCACCGCCATCCGCCGGTTGCGGTCCCAGTTCGCTTGCGCTGCCGAGCCGGCCACCCAGCTCAGCGCCCCGGCCGACAGGCCCAGGCCGGCTTCGAAGGCGCTCACGTGCCGAAGTTCGGTCAACCCCAGCGGCAGGAACGCCCCGGTGCCGAAGTACACCGCGCACAGCAGGAACCGCACGACCACCCCGGCGGGGACGCCGCGCCGGACGACGAGCGTCCCGGCCAGGGTGACCTGCCGCAGCGCCAGGATGGCGAGGGCGAAACCGGCGGAGGCGAGCGGAACCAGCACCGCGACGGCGCGGAGTTCCAGTACGGCCAACAGGATCGCGGTTCCCGCGGCGAGCGCGGTGCTGCTGACGAGCGGCCGCCACCGGGACGATCGCAGGGTCGTGGCGGCCGGCCGTGCCAGTCCGGGGAGCGTGCACCAGCCCGCGACCCCGGCGAGCGGGATCATGGCCAGGAACACCCACCGCCAGCCCGCCGAACTCGCCACCGCCGCCGCGACGACCGGGCCGGCCAGCGACGGGATCGTCCAGGCCGAGGACAGCAGCGCGAACATGCTGGCATGCAGCCGTTCGGGGTAGACCAGCCCGATCAGCGTGTAGGCCATCGCCATCACCGCGCCGACCCCGGGGCCCTGTGTGAACCGGCCGAGCAGGAACACCGGCCACGAGGGGCGAGGCCGGCCAGCGCGCTGCCGAGTGCGAACGCGACCAGCCCGGCGGCAAGCGGACGGGCCGGCCCGCCCCGGTCGGCGGCGTGACCGGCGAGGACGGTGTCGACGATGTTGGCCAGCATCAGCGCGGCCAAGGCCCAGCCGTAGGAGCCGAGGCCGCCGAGCAGGCGGGAGATGTCCGGGAGGATGGTCGCCACCCCGAGGGATTCGAGCGCGACCAGTCCGACGGTGAGCACGATGCCGACGGTGCGGGCCCGGTAGCGGGCCGAGAGCACCCTCGGAAGCCGGGGAGAGGGTCATGGCGGCGATTATGTTCCATACCGGAACGAAATCGAAGTGCTAGGGTGGCGGCTGTGACGGGCACCCGGGCCGGCCGGCCACGCGACGAGCGCATCGATGGAGCCGTCCGCGAAGCGACGGTGGACCTGCTGAACGAGGTGGGCTACGCGGCGCTCACCCTGGAGGCGGTGGCGACCAGGGCGGGCACGAGCAAACCCGCGCTACGCCGCCGCTGGCGGGGGCGTCCGCACCTGGTGGTCGACGCGCTGGTGGCCACCGTCGGCGCGGTGCCGACGCCGGACACCGGGTGCACGCGCTGCGACCTGATCGCGGGCATCGGGACGCTCAGCGAGGCCTTCACGACCCGGATCGGACGGCGCGTGCTGCCCGCGCTGGTCGCCGACCTCGCCGACGATCCGGAACTCGCGGAGGTGTTCCTGCGCGACTACTTCCACACGCGACGGAGGTCCACGGCGGAAGCCCTGCGCCGCGGCGTCGAGCGCGGCGACCTCGACCCGGACCTCGACTTCGACCTCGTGCTCGACATGCTCGCCTCGACCACCTACTACCGGGTCCTCTTCGGACACCTGCCGGTCACCGATCACCTCGCGGAGCAGGTGGTGGACGTGGTGCTGACCGGAGCCGCCACGCCGGGCTGGCGCGGCTGCGCTCACCGGCCCGGGCCGCCGGGGCGGACCAGGCCGGACTCGTAGGCGATGTGCACCAGCTGGGCGCGATCGCGGGCATCCAGTTTGGACAGCAACCGGCTCACGTAGGTGCGGGTCGTGGCCGGGCTCAGGAACAGCCGCCCGGCGATCTCGTCGTTGGACCGGCCCGCGGCGACCTCGGCGAGCAGTTCCGGTTCCCGCTCGGTCAGGCGCGCCAGCCGCCCCGGGTCGGTGCGGTGCCCGTGCGCCGCCGCTATCACGCGCCGGGTGACCGACGGCGACAGCAGTGCGTCACCTGCGGCGACCGTCCGACCCGCGGCCCGCAGGTCGTCCGGCTCGGTGTTCTTCAGCAGGAATCCCGAGGCGACGGCGCGGATCGCGTCGAAGATGTGCTCGTCGGTGTCGAACGTGGTCAGGACGACCACCCACACGGCACGCAACCGCGGGTCGGCGACGTGCGGCCGTTGTCCCGCTCGGATGCCGTGGCGGAACGCGACTTCACGTTCCGCCGCGGCGGGGCCGAGCACCACGGGATGACACTGTGGACGGTCAACGGGATGCCGTTCAGCGCGGACGGCGTCGTGGCCGAGCCCGCCCTGGGCACGGTGGAGCTGTGGCCGTTGCGGGCGCAGAACGTGCCGCACCCGATCCACATCCACCTCGCGCCGTTCCAGGTGCCGGGCGCCGCGCACGGCTGGAAGGACACGGTCGACCTGGGCAACGGCGACCAGGCCGAGGTGCTCATGCGGTTCGAGGGTTATCGCGGGAAGTACGTCCTGCACTGCCACAACCTCGAACACGAGGACATGATGATGATGGCGAATTTCGTGGTCCGGTGAGTTACTCCTCGCCGTCGAACTCGAAGGCCTCTTCCAGCATCTCGCCCATGATCATGCCGCCGACGACACCCGCCGCGGCGCCGGCCACCATGCCGCCGACGCCCATGCCGCGGCCGTGACCGTGGTGGCCGTGGTGGCCGGGGTGGTAGCCACCGAAGGCCGGGTTGCCGAACGCGGAGTGCCCGCCGCGCTGGGCGGCTTCGCTCAGCCACTGCCCGATGAGCGCGGCCCAGTCGGCGTTCTCCGCGTCCTGGTGCGACATCTGGAAGCGGCCGAACGAGTCGCCGCCTGCCTGCATGAAGCGGCCCCGCCGGTCGGCCTCGAGCACGACGGCGAGATCGTGCGGCCCGGCGACGAAGGTCAGTTCGACCTCGTTGATCCGCCCGGCGAACTCGGCCGGCGGGAAGAACTCGAGCTCCTGGTAGAAGCCCAGCTCCTGGCGCACGCCGTAGAGGTGGCCCGCTTCCACGTCGGCGTTGCGGAAGCGGAACCCGAGCTGCCCGAACGCGTCGAGCACCCGGTCCTGCGACGGCAGCGGGTGCACGTGGACCGGGTCGAGGTCACCCTTGTCCGGCGCGCCCGAGATCACCAGCTCGGTCCGCACACCGACCGCCATGCCGTGCAGGAGCGAGTCGCCGACCGCGGTGATCGGCGTCTCCCACGGCAGGCGCAGCTCGAACGGCACCGTGACCAGCTGACCGGACGGCACCCGCACGCCCTGCTGCACGAGCTGGCGGTGGAACTCCCCGGTGGCCGCGGACTCGTGCCCGCCGTGCTCGATCTCGATCCGCGTGA carries:
- a CDS encoding LuxR C-terminal-related transcriptional regulator, whose translation is MVLGPAAAEREVAFRHGIRAGQRPHVADPRLRAVWVVVLTTFDTDEHIFDAIRAVASGFLLKNTEPDDLRAAGRTVAAGDALLSPSVTRRVIAAAHGHRTDPGRLARLTEREPELLAEVAAGRSNDEIAGRLFLSPATTRTYVSRLLSKLDARDRAQLVHIAYESGLVRPGGPGR
- a CDS encoding MFS transporter; translated protein: MAMAYTLIGLVYPERLHASMFALLSSAWTIPSLAGPVVAAAVASSAGWRWVFLAMIPLAGVAGWCTLPGLARPAATTLRSSRWRPLVSSTALAAGTAILLAVLELRAVAVLVPLASAGFALAILALRQVTLAGTLVVRRGVPAGVVVRFLLCAVYFGTGAFLPLGLTELRHVSAFEAGLGLSAGALSWVAGSAAQANWDRNRRMAVGLGFAVLVAEVAVLAYGVLVGPGLLAALGWVIGGAGMGVAFNAATTETLGRAPTSNRARSARRSSWRRPWPRLSRVDSVAHRGGRRGTGGVPRGPRRDRGTRTRGRPRGEADYRVTQISHTRSLPRCAPLY
- a CDS encoding glycogen debranching N-terminal domain-containing protein, with product MTPEAFNAGEPVPVTSAGGTVTLVEGSTFCLSGTNGDIQPGTSQGLFFRDARLVSRWELRLDGQSPHPLSVISPEAFAAQFVLRRNPKPGQADSTLLLVRERLVGDGLRETITLRNLGRENTVATLTLHVDADFSDLFAVKEGRPAHGGADATVAGSELLLRDRSDGSRGLSVSATADPLAAPGVLNWRVVVPARGEWSTEIVVQPTVGNRRVRPQFDRGEEVEASGPARKIRAWRDVSTMIAADDPVLTQVLQRTESDLGALQIHDSSQDGRPFVAAGAPWFMTLFGRDSLLTAWMALPLDVGLALGTLETLAELQGKRVDPLTEEEPGRILHELRLGPDSDQVLGGSHYYGTVDASPLFVMLLAECWRWGAGETAVRALLPAADAALEWLERYGDRDGDGFVEYRRATDRGLLNQGWKDSFDGINDAAGRLATTPIALCEVQGYAYAAWLARAELADAFNDPATSARCRERAERLRERFAEAFWLPEQGWYAVALDGRKQPLDALTSNTAHCLWSGIATDEHAAVLIERLSRPEMDSGYGLRTLSSAMGAYNPMSYHNGSVWPHDTAIAVAGLLRYAHLPGAVDLAQRLATGLLDAAASFGGRLPELFCGFSRSEFSPPIPYPTSCSPQAWASAAPLLLVRSFLGLEPHVPQHRLVVRPHLPGQWGRVRLSDLRLGELTVHVEADHEVAKVRGLPEGWDLRLAG
- a CDS encoding TetR/AcrR family transcriptional regulator; the protein is MTGTRAGRPRDERIDGAVREATVDLLNEVGYAALTLEAVATRAGTSKPALRRRWRGRPHLVVDALVATVGAVPTPDTGCTRCDLIAGIGTLSEAFTTRIGRRVLPALVADLADDPELAEVFLRDYFHTRRRSTAEALRRGVERGDLDPDLDFDLVLDMLASTTYYRVLFGHLPVTDHLAEQVVDVVLTGAATPGWRGCAHRPGPPGRTRPDS
- a CDS encoding glycosyltransferase family 4 protein, with the translated sequence MRRDDPDRPLRVAMVVPPYFDVPPKAYGGVEAVVADLADALVDRGHHVTLIGAGRPGTKARFVPVWDRTVPELLGEPYPEVMHAIAARRAVQRLAATEGVDVVHDHSLAGPLNAPAYGVPTVVTVHGPVGEDMARYYTELGDDVHLVAISDRQRELAPGLNWIGTVHNALRLADWPFQAEKDDYALFLGRFHPDKAPHLALEAAHRAGLRLVLAGKCAEPIEKEYFEREVRPRLTDNDHVFGVADATAKRELLAKARCLLFPIQWEEPFGMVMIEAMACGTPVVALRSGAVPEVVVEGVTGLVRDDPADLVQALHDVGHLDPAKCRAHVAEHFDVGGLGAGYEAAYRRAVEVSRLRRDYAALDSALDRAYDQMDNDGPTLQPSGGRP
- a CDS encoding multicopper oxidase domain-containing protein, translating into MTLWTVNGMPFSADGVVAEPALGTVELWPLRAQNVPHPIHIHLAPFQVPGAAHGWKDTVDLGNGDQAEVLMRFEGYRGKYVLHCHNLEHEDMMMMANFVVR
- a CDS encoding sporulation protein is translated as MFKRMLSAFGIGGPSVDTVLDSPHVTPGGVVTGQVRIQGGSADAAIDQVVLSLVTRIEIEHGGHESAATGEFHRQLVQQGVRVPSGQLVTVPFELRLPWETPITAVGDSLLHGMAVGVRTELVISGAPDKGDLDPVHVHPLPSQDRVLDAFGQLGFRFRNADVEAGHLYGVRQELGFYQELEFFPPAEFAGRINEVELTFVAGPHDLAVVLEADRRGRFMQAGGDSFGRFQMSHQDAENADWAALIGQWLSEAAQRGGHSAFGNPAFGGYHPGHHGHHGHGRGMGVGGMVAGAAAGVVGGMIMGEMLEEAFEFDGEE